A genome region from Thermomonospora amylolytica includes the following:
- a CDS encoding STAS domain-containing protein translates to MELNVSTTHRAGHAVVTATGELDLYTAPRLQNELTALVRDRAERVVVDLGGVGFCDSTGLNVLLAAHRDLTAQGGSLALAAPTPTVRRILQVTGLDAVFTVLDAVPALDSR, encoded by the coding sequence GTGGAGCTGAACGTCTCGACCACGCATCGGGCAGGGCACGCCGTCGTCACCGCGACCGGCGAGCTCGACCTGTACACCGCGCCGCGGCTGCAGAACGAGCTGACGGCGCTGGTCCGCGACCGCGCCGAGCGGGTGGTGGTCGACCTGGGCGGGGTGGGGTTCTGCGACTCGACCGGGCTCAACGTCCTGCTCGCCGCGCACCGGGATCTGACCGCCCAGGGCGGCTCCCTGGCGCTGGCCGCGCCGACCCCCACCGTACGGCGGATCCTCCAGGTCACCGGCCTGGACGCGGTGTTCACCGTGCTCGACGCGGTACCCGCCCTGGACTCCCGCTGA
- a CDS encoding sensor histidine kinase produces MIPLRDLLWVAWYAAAAAAVVAVLGLVLLHLLRSRSVAVQLAVVGVATVLATVSGIVVITLLMYLDEHDRAVALAVVIAAGTVAMGVSALLGRRLVAANRVLVEAVRADPYRPPSVPLPKELALLARELDAAYDRLAAAHEREQALEASRRELVAWVSHDLRTPLAGMRAMAEALEDGVVSDAETVRRYHGRIRQEIDRLAGMVDDLFELSRIHAGTLRLYRQRVGLDDLVAEAVAGTEPLARAKGVRLRGEAGPALPLEVDAGELGRALRNLVVNAVRHTPSDGTVEVVGGVEDGMACVTVSDACGGIPEDDLPRVFDVAFRGETARTPGGGGAGLGLAIARGIVEAHGGRIGVANAGPGCRFTIRLPPAG; encoded by the coding sequence ATGATCCCGCTCCGGGACCTGCTGTGGGTGGCCTGGTACGCGGCGGCGGCCGCGGCCGTGGTGGCGGTGCTGGGCCTGGTGCTGCTGCATCTGCTGCGGTCCCGTTCGGTGGCCGTGCAGCTCGCGGTGGTCGGGGTGGCGACGGTGCTGGCGACGGTGTCCGGCATCGTCGTGATCACCCTGCTGATGTACCTGGACGAGCACGACCGGGCGGTGGCGCTGGCCGTGGTGATCGCCGCCGGGACGGTGGCGATGGGGGTGTCGGCGCTGCTCGGGCGGCGGCTGGTGGCCGCCAACCGGGTGCTGGTGGAGGCGGTCCGCGCCGACCCGTACCGGCCGCCGTCCGTGCCGCTGCCCAAGGAGCTGGCGCTGCTGGCCCGGGAACTGGACGCCGCCTACGACCGGCTCGCCGCCGCGCACGAACGGGAGCAGGCGCTGGAGGCCAGCCGCCGCGAGCTGGTCGCCTGGGTCAGCCACGACCTGCGGACCCCGCTGGCGGGCATGCGGGCGATGGCCGAGGCGCTGGAGGACGGGGTGGTCTCCGACGCCGAGACGGTGCGGCGGTACCACGGCCGGATCCGCCAGGAGATCGACCGGCTGGCGGGCATGGTGGACGACCTGTTCGAGCTGTCCCGGATCCACGCGGGGACGCTGCGCCTGTACCGGCAGCGGGTGGGGCTGGACGACCTGGTGGCCGAGGCGGTGGCGGGCACCGAGCCGCTGGCCCGCGCCAAGGGCGTACGGCTGCGCGGCGAGGCCGGCCCCGCGCTGCCGCTGGAGGTGGACGCCGGCGAGCTGGGCCGGGCGCTGCGGAACCTGGTGGTGAACGCCGTCCGGCACACCCCGAGCGACGGCACGGTCGAGGTCGTCGGCGGCGTCGAGGACGGCATGGCCTGCGTGACGGTGTCGGACGCCTGCGGCGGCATCCCCGAGGACGACCTGCCGCGGGTCTTCGACGTGGCGTTCCGCGGCGAGACCGCCCGCACCCCGGGAGGCGGCGGCGCGGGCCTGGGCCTGGCCATCGCCCGCGGCATCGTCGAGGCGCACGGCGGCCGGATCGGCGTCGCCAACGCCGGGCCGGGCTGCCGTTTCACGATCCGCCTGCCGCCGGCGGGCTAG
- a CDS encoding response regulator transcription factor produces the protein MGEEITGRILVVDDDPTVADVVMRYLVRDGHRVRCVADGREALAAARAEPPDLVVLDLMLPGMNGLEVCRRLREESAVPIVMLTALGEETDRLVGLESGADDYVTKPFSPRELALRVRSVLRRVRGGPAPAGRDGGLLADGDLVVDLDAHEARLGGALLSLTAREFDLLAFLMRHPRRAFTRDELLEQVWGWSFGDSSTVTVHVRRLREKVERDSTAPRRIVTVWGVGYRYEPQDPRS, from the coding sequence GTGGGTGAAGAGATCACCGGGCGGATCCTGGTCGTGGACGACGATCCGACCGTGGCGGACGTGGTCATGCGGTACCTCGTGCGGGACGGGCACCGGGTCAGGTGCGTGGCCGACGGGCGGGAGGCGCTGGCCGCCGCCCGCGCGGAGCCGCCCGACCTGGTGGTGCTCGACCTGATGCTGCCGGGGATGAACGGCCTGGAGGTGTGCCGGCGGCTGCGCGAGGAGTCGGCGGTGCCGATCGTGATGCTCACCGCCCTCGGCGAGGAGACCGACCGGCTGGTGGGGCTGGAGTCCGGCGCCGACGACTACGTCACCAAGCCGTTCAGCCCGCGGGAGCTGGCGCTGCGGGTGAGGTCGGTGCTGCGGCGGGTGCGCGGCGGCCCCGCCCCGGCCGGGCGGGACGGCGGACTGCTGGCCGACGGGGACCTGGTGGTCGACCTCGACGCCCACGAGGCCCGGCTGGGGGGCGCGCTGCTGTCGCTGACGGCCCGGGAGTTCGACCTGCTGGCGTTCCTGATGCGGCATCCGCGGCGCGCGTTCACCCGGGACGAGCTGCTGGAACAGGTGTGGGGCTGGTCGTTCGGGGACTCCTCCACGGTCACCGTGCACGTCCGCAGGCTGCGGGAGAAGGTCGAACGGGACTCCACCGCGCCGCGCCGGATCGTGACGGTGTGGGGGGTCGGCTACCGGTACGAGCCGCAGGACCCCCGGTCATGA
- a CDS encoding carbon-nitrogen hydrolase family protein produces the protein MRGSLGIAVAQPVCVSHDVAGNAVRHAETVRAAGARVVVFPELSLTGYELEAAAITPDDPRLAPLVEACAGTGSLALVGAPIRGDAGREHIAMLAVDAAGVSVAYRKMWLGTAEAERFTPGDGPAVVTVDGRRLGLAICKDTGVPQHAADTVALGVDAYVAGTVKLAEEADLQAERARRIAADHGVRVAVASFAGPTGGGFEQTAGRSGVWAPGGALVAQAGTEPGAIIRATLP, from the coding sequence ATGCGCGGATCCCTCGGCATCGCGGTCGCCCAGCCGGTCTGCGTCTCGCATGACGTCGCCGGGAACGCGGTGCGGCATGCGGAGACCGTCCGGGCGGCGGGGGCGCGGGTGGTGGTGTTCCCCGAGCTGTCCCTGACCGGGTACGAGCTGGAGGCGGCGGCGATCACGCCGGACGATCCCCGGCTGGCGCCCCTTGTCGAAGCCTGCGCCGGCACCGGGTCGCTGGCTCTGGTGGGCGCGCCGATCCGAGGGGACGCGGGGCGGGAGCACATCGCGATGCTGGCCGTCGACGCCGCCGGGGTGTCCGTGGCGTACCGGAAGATGTGGCTGGGCACCGCCGAGGCCGAGCGCTTCACCCCCGGTGACGGGCCCGCCGTGGTGACCGTGGACGGCCGGCGGCTGGGCCTGGCGATCTGCAAGGACACCGGCGTCCCGCAGCACGCGGCCGACACCGTCGCACTGGGCGTCGACGCCTACGTGGCCGGGACCGTGAAGCTCGCCGAGGAGGCCGATCTGCAGGCCGAGCGCGCCCGCCGGATCGCCGCCGACCACGGTGTGCGGGTCGCCGTCGCCAGCTTCGCGGGCCCCACCGGCGGCGGGTTCGAGCAGACCGCGGGACGTTCGGGTGTCTGGGCTCCCGGGGGAGCACTCGTCGCGCAGGCCGGGACCGAGCCCGGCGCGATCATCCGCGCGACCCTCCCCTGA
- a CDS encoding ADP-ribosylglycohydrolase family protein, translating to MSDDKRRVLAFDSLVGLSVGDAFGNRALPLRMVARSPEHPESWAWTDDTQMACSLLAVIDEYGTVDQTALARAFAARAESCRFYGMGAMQFILHVRNGGRWEDVTPRLFGGKGSWGNGGAMRVAPLGAYFHDDLDRAATEAAASAEVTHSHPEGVAGAVAIGVAAAHAAARRGRPLKGADLIDVALRHTPEGKVHDGLRRALELLGGTALDAARELGNGSYISAPDTVPFVLWTVATHLDDYETAIRTCADVGGDTDTTAAMVGGILTAYHGTGVIPADWLAAREPLPAWLPVPPG from the coding sequence ATGTCCGATGACAAGCGCCGCGTGCTCGCGTTCGACTCCCTGGTCGGCCTTTCCGTGGGGGACGCCTTCGGCAACCGGGCGCTCCCGCTCCGGATGGTCGCCCGGTCCCCCGAGCACCCCGAGTCGTGGGCGTGGACCGACGACACCCAGATGGCCTGCTCCCTGCTGGCGGTCATCGACGAGTACGGCACCGTCGACCAGACCGCGCTGGCCCGGGCGTTCGCGGCCCGCGCCGAGTCGTGCCGGTTCTACGGCATGGGGGCGATGCAGTTCATCCTGCACGTCCGGAACGGCGGGCGCTGGGAGGACGTGACGCCCAGGCTGTTCGGCGGCAAGGGCTCGTGGGGGAACGGCGGCGCGATGCGCGTGGCCCCGCTGGGCGCCTACTTCCACGACGACCTCGACCGCGCCGCCACCGAGGCCGCGGCGTCCGCCGAGGTCACCCACTCCCACCCGGAGGGCGTCGCCGGCGCCGTCGCGATCGGTGTCGCCGCCGCCCACGCCGCCGCCCGCCGCGGCCGTCCCCTCAAGGGCGCCGACCTGATCGACGTGGCCCTCCGGCACACTCCCGAGGGGAAGGTCCACGACGGCCTGCGCCGCGCCCTCGAACTCCTGGGCGGCACCGCCCTCGACGCGGCCCGCGAACTCGGCAACGGCTCCTACATCAGCGCCCCCGACACCGTCCCGTTCGTCCTGTGGACGGTCGCCACCCACCTGGACGACTACGAGACCGCCATCCGTACCTGCGCGGACGTCGGCGGCGACACCGACACCACCGCCGCCATGGTCGGCGGCATCCTGACCGCCTACCACGGCACCGGCGTCATCCCCGCCGACTGGCTCGCCGCCCGCGAACCCCTCCCCGCCTGGCTCCCCGTCCCGCCCGGATAG
- a CDS encoding phospholipase D-like domain-containing protein, translated as MRHEEGSAEHRIRRRLERLIGIAATEGNSLVALRNGDEIFPAMLESIRSAERTIDMMTYVYWRGDIARRFAAALSERARAGVRVRLLLDGIGCHPIERDLLDDMSAAGVTVAWFRKPLWLSPFKQNHRCHRKVLVVDENVAYTGGVGIAEEWCGDARDEREWRDTHVRVRGPAVDGIAAAFAQGWAECHDELFDERDLFTPHEPAGDAVVQVVRGSASIGWQDMQTLMRVVLESARHRVRLATAYFAPDDYFTALLGEVARRGVEVDILLPGPHADKRVSLLAGRQHYDRLLADGVRIWEYQPTMMHAKILTMDGIVSLVGSTNFNRRSLDHDEEIMLAVIDRDLTATLDAHFEEDLRVSARIAPGRWRDRSAFHRAKELSTVPLRRFL; from the coding sequence GTGCGCCACGAGGAGGGGTCGGCCGAGCACCGGATCCGGCGGCGGCTGGAACGGCTGATCGGGATCGCGGCGACCGAGGGCAACTCCCTGGTGGCGCTGCGGAACGGGGACGAGATCTTCCCGGCGATGCTGGAGAGCATCCGGTCCGCCGAGCGCACCATCGACATGATGACCTACGTGTACTGGCGGGGCGACATCGCCCGCCGGTTCGCCGCCGCGTTGTCGGAACGGGCCCGCGCCGGGGTGCGGGTGCGGCTGCTGCTGGACGGGATCGGCTGCCACCCCATCGAGAGGGACCTGCTGGACGACATGAGCGCGGCGGGCGTGACGGTGGCGTGGTTCCGCAAGCCGCTGTGGCTGTCGCCGTTCAAGCAGAACCACCGCTGCCACCGCAAGGTGCTGGTGGTGGACGAGAACGTCGCCTACACCGGCGGGGTCGGCATCGCCGAGGAGTGGTGCGGCGACGCCCGCGACGAGCGCGAGTGGCGGGACACCCATGTCCGGGTCCGCGGGCCCGCGGTGGACGGGATCGCCGCCGCGTTCGCGCAGGGGTGGGCCGAGTGCCATGACGAGCTGTTCGACGAACGGGACCTGTTCACCCCCCACGAGCCCGCCGGGGACGCGGTGGTGCAGGTGGTGCGGGGGTCGGCCAGCATCGGCTGGCAGGACATGCAGACGCTGATGCGGGTCGTGCTGGAGTCGGCGCGGCACCGGGTCCGGCTGGCCACGGCCTACTTCGCGCCCGACGACTACTTCACCGCGCTGCTGGGCGAGGTCGCGCGGCGCGGCGTGGAGGTCGACATCCTGCTGCCCGGCCCGCACGCCGACAAGCGGGTCTCGCTGCTGGCGGGGCGGCAGCACTACGACCGGCTGCTGGCGGACGGGGTGCGGATCTGGGAGTACCAGCCGACCATGATGCACGCCAAGATCCTCACGATGGACGGGATCGTGTCGCTGGTCGGCTCCACCAACTTCAACCGGCGTTCGCTGGACCACGACGAGGAGATCATGCTCGCCGTGATCGACCGGGACCTGACCGCCACCCTGGACGCCCACTTCGAGGAGGACCTTCGGGTGTCCGCCCGGATCGCCCCGGGCCGCTGGCGCGACCGCTCCGCCTTCCACCGCGCCAAGGAGCTGTCGACCGTTCCCCTCCGCCGCTTCCTGTGA
- a CDS encoding fatty acid--CoA ligase codes for MQPLTDVLRERARAFPDKIAYFYGDREITYREFDERVDRVATALHAAGVGPGDRVAILDKNSIEYVEQLFGAARIGAVQVPVNYRLAPPEVAYIVNNARAKVFIVGPEFVPVLDAIAGDLEHTTHLVVIDGEGTAEPRLDYAGWIAAHDPAPPAHQAATSDVFVQLYSSGTTGRPKGVMLTHDNFLSILPKARELWEITEQTRQMIAMPMYHIAGNALSVAVVFDGVTGVISREPDPLGIARDIERRRVTHIFLVPVLLLFWQGMPEVAECDLSSLEVLLYGASPISQEVLRGAMKLLPGTKFIQVYGLTETTGAVTALPPEDHDPDGPNAHRLASAGIPNEGTELKIVDPATGAELPPGQVGEIMVRSPQNMLGYWDMPEATRAALLEDGWFRTGDAGYLDEDGYLYIHDRVKDMIISGGENIYPAEVENVLMGHPQVADCAVIGVPHDKWGETPKAIVVKSGDATEQEIIDYCRDRLAHFKCPTSVDFVDAIPRNPTGKVLKRELRAPYWEGQERAVH; via the coding sequence ATGCAGCCTCTGACCGATGTCCTGCGGGAGCGCGCACGCGCCTTCCCGGACAAGATCGCCTACTTCTACGGTGACCGGGAGATCACGTACCGCGAGTTCGACGAACGGGTGGACCGGGTGGCCACCGCGCTGCACGCCGCCGGGGTCGGGCCGGGCGACCGCGTGGCCATTCTGGACAAGAACTCCATCGAATACGTGGAGCAGTTGTTCGGCGCGGCCCGGATCGGCGCGGTGCAGGTTCCGGTCAACTACCGGCTGGCGCCGCCCGAGGTCGCGTACATCGTCAACAACGCCCGCGCCAAGGTGTTCATCGTCGGGCCCGAGTTCGTCCCGGTGCTGGACGCGATCGCCGGCGACCTGGAGCACACCACCCACCTGGTGGTGATCGACGGGGAGGGCACCGCCGAGCCCCGGCTGGACTACGCGGGCTGGATCGCCGCGCACGACCCGGCCCCGCCCGCGCACCAGGCCGCGACCTCGGACGTGTTCGTCCAGCTCTACTCCTCGGGCACCACCGGGCGGCCCAAGGGGGTGATGCTCACCCACGACAACTTCCTGTCGATCCTGCCCAAGGCCCGGGAGCTGTGGGAGATCACCGAGCAGACCCGGCAGATGATCGCGATGCCGATGTACCACATCGCCGGGAACGCGCTGAGCGTGGCGGTGGTCTTCGACGGCGTCACCGGCGTGATCAGCCGCGAGCCGGACCCGCTCGGCATCGCCCGCGACATCGAGCGCCGCCGGGTCACCCACATCTTCCTGGTGCCGGTGCTGCTGCTGTTCTGGCAGGGCATGCCGGAGGTGGCCGAGTGCGACCTGTCCAGCCTGGAGGTATTGCTGTACGGGGCGTCCCCGATCAGCCAGGAGGTGCTGCGCGGCGCCATGAAGCTGCTGCCCGGCACCAAGTTCATCCAGGTGTACGGCCTGACCGAGACCACCGGCGCGGTCACCGCGCTGCCCCCCGAGGACCACGACCCGGACGGCCCCAACGCGCACCGGCTGGCCAGCGCCGGCATCCCCAACGAGGGCACCGAGCTCAAGATCGTGGACCCGGCCACCGGCGCCGAACTGCCCCCCGGCCAGGTCGGCGAGATCATGGTCCGGTCCCCGCAGAACATGCTCGGCTACTGGGACATGCCCGAGGCCACCAGGGCGGCGCTGCTGGAGGACGGCTGGTTCCGCACGGGCGACGCCGGCTACCTGGACGAGGACGGCTACCTCTACATCCACGACCGGGTCAAGGACATGATCATCTCCGGCGGGGAGAACATCTACCCCGCCGAGGTCGAGAACGTCCTGATGGGCCACCCCCAGGTCGCCGACTGCGCGGTGATCGGCGTCCCGCACGACAAGTGGGGCGAGACCCCCAAGGCCATCGTGGTCAAGTCCGGCGACGCCACCGAGCAGGAGATCATCGACTACTGCCGCGACCGCCTGGCCCACTTCAAGTGCCCCACCTCGGTCGACTTCGTCGACGCCATCCCCCGCAACCCCACCGGCAAGGTCCTCAAGCGCGAACTCCGCGCCCCCTACTGGGAGGGCCAGGAACGCGCGGTCCACTGA
- a CDS encoding DUF397 domain-containing protein, translating to MTVQWRKSSYSGTANDDVCVELAELPEGIGIRDSKNPHHGRLTLPPAAFGTLVRQIKEGTLARPR from the coding sequence ATGACCGTGCAGTGGCGTAAGAGCTCCTACTCCGGCACTGCGAACGATGACGTGTGCGTTGAGCTGGCCGAACTCCCCGAAGGCATCGGCATCCGAGACTCCAAGAACCCCCACCACGGACGCCTCACCCTGCCACCCGCCGCGTTCGGAACGCTCGTACGCCAGATCAAGGAAGGCACGCTGGCCCGGCCCCGCTGA
- a CDS encoding DUF397 domain-containing protein → MTEHWRKSSHSGGPSDPACVELAELPEGIGIRDSKNPHHGRLTLPPAAFGTLVRQIKEDALDHPS, encoded by the coding sequence ATGACCGAGCACTGGCGCAAGAGCTCCCACAGCGGCGGCCCCAGCGACCCAGCATGCGTTGAGCTGGCCGAACTCCCCGAAGGCATCGGCATCCGAGACTCCAAGAACCCCCACCACGGACGACTCACCCTGCCGCCCGCCGCATTCGGAACGCTCGTACGCCAGATCAAGGAAGACGCACTGGACCACCCCTCCTAA
- a CDS encoding helix-turn-helix domain-containing protein, with product MPIVRDPLDPKVSMWHFLAYYLRFMREREGLSLTQWGRIIGAARSTVSNIEAGRHRLQEDHAKIIDARFGTGRLIELLLWYARSAHDPDWFRQFTHYEKQATALKIYHGEMIPFPFQTDEYTWEQVREGDYRDMESEQEARLRRKRHLLDREDSPFLWALIHESALATQVGGPELMRKQIQHLREMADLPRIVVRIIPFTAGAHLGTDGPFQIISLESRDIAYAGAQNGGRLVEGPGEVREFAFKFDRIGAKAASEDDSRKLIKQWLERYP from the coding sequence ATGCCGATCGTCCGCGACCCCCTCGACCCCAAGGTCTCGATGTGGCACTTCCTCGCGTACTACCTACGCTTCATGCGGGAGCGGGAGGGCCTCTCGCTGACCCAGTGGGGCCGCATCATCGGCGCGGCCCGCTCGACTGTTTCGAACATCGAGGCCGGACGGCACCGCCTCCAGGAGGACCACGCCAAGATCATCGACGCCAGGTTCGGCACCGGCCGCCTGATCGAACTCCTGCTCTGGTACGCCCGCTCCGCCCACGACCCCGACTGGTTCCGCCAGTTCACGCACTACGAGAAGCAGGCCACCGCACTCAAGATCTACCACGGCGAGATGATCCCGTTCCCGTTCCAGACGGACGAGTACACCTGGGAGCAGGTCCGTGAAGGCGACTACAGGGACATGGAGAGCGAGCAGGAGGCACGCCTCCGCCGCAAGCGCCATCTCCTCGACCGAGAGGACTCACCGTTCCTCTGGGCGCTGATCCACGAGAGCGCGCTGGCCACTCAAGTCGGCGGTCCGGAACTCATGAGGAAGCAGATCCAGCATCTACGGGAGATGGCCGACCTGCCCCGAATCGTTGTCCGGATCATCCCGTTCACCGCTGGAGCGCACCTCGGGACAGACGGGCCGTTCCAGATCATCAGTCTGGAGTCCAGGGACATCGCCTACGCTGGCGCACAGAACGGCGGACGCCTGGTCGAAGGCCCAGGCGAGGTCAGGGAGTTTGCCTTTAAGTTTGATCGCATCGGCGCGAAAGCGGCATCCGAGGACGACTCGCGCAAGCTGATCAAGCAGTGGTTGGAGAGGTACCCATGA
- a CDS encoding ATP-binding protein, whose amino-acid sequence MDDVFLVASELINNAIKETPGELILFRLSREEPFLTVAVWDSSPRRPYVRRPPNAAEGGLDISPGSWDDNGGWGLPIVTALAVDCGCGKDPRGGKWVWARLKP is encoded by the coding sequence ATGGACGATGTGTTCCTGGTGGCCTCGGAGCTGATCAACAATGCGATCAAGGAAACCCCCGGCGAATTGATCCTCTTCCGGCTCAGCCGGGAGGAGCCGTTCCTGACCGTCGCGGTGTGGGACTCCAGCCCCCGCAGGCCGTACGTCCGCCGTCCGCCGAACGCGGCCGAGGGCGGTCTCGACATCTCCCCCGGGTCGTGGGACGACAACGGCGGATGGGGCCTGCCCATCGTCACGGCCCTGGCCGTCGACTGCGGCTGCGGCAAGGACCCCAGGGGCGGCAAGTGGGTGTGGGCCCGCCTCAAGCCATGA
- a CDS encoding GIDE domain-containing protein, with amino-acid sequence MYILVALFGAFFLAVGWIGRMQLTAMARSVTRTCAELTAHGPFTTKCEVAGTVRAPGGPILTAPFSGRPCVWYRVKATAKYRDGGTNPFLKESSDQPFELWDDTGGIDVFPGTTDVHGTEKTLDAKISSDERTHLPVPDGHPDRYREYHYEEWTLPVGSPLYVRGKAVFDGMRLSMRAPTAEPSTTDPYILSTRSEKQLRRRALAIMVTGYGGGALLVALAAVVAVLESN; translated from the coding sequence ATGTACATCCTGGTGGCGCTTTTCGGGGCGTTCTTTCTGGCGGTCGGCTGGATCGGGAGAATGCAGCTCACCGCCATGGCGCGGTCGGTGACGCGGACGTGCGCCGAGCTGACCGCGCACGGGCCGTTCACGACCAAATGCGAGGTGGCCGGGACGGTGCGGGCGCCGGGCGGGCCGATCCTGACCGCCCCGTTCTCCGGCCGGCCGTGCGTCTGGTACCGGGTGAAGGCCACCGCCAAATACCGGGACGGCGGCACGAACCCGTTCCTGAAGGAGAGTTCGGACCAGCCGTTCGAGCTGTGGGACGACACCGGCGGCATCGACGTCTTCCCCGGCACAACCGACGTCCACGGAACGGAGAAGACGCTCGACGCCAAGATCTCCTCGGACGAGCGCACCCATCTGCCGGTGCCGGACGGGCATCCGGACCGCTACCGGGAGTACCACTACGAGGAATGGACGCTGCCGGTGGGCAGCCCGCTGTACGTGCGGGGCAAGGCCGTCTTCGACGGAATGCGCCTGTCCATGCGGGCCCCCACCGCCGAGCCCAGCACCACCGACCCCTACATCCTGAGCACCCGTTCGGAGAAACAGCTCCGGCGGCGCGCCCTGGCCATCATGGTCACCGGCTACGGCGGCGGCGCCCTGCTGGTCGCCCTCGCCGCCGTCGTCGCCGTCCTCGAGTCGAACTGA
- a CDS encoding helix-turn-helix transcriptional regulator, protein MLETSARLLRLLSLLQTPRDWTGPQLAERLGVTTRTIRNDIERLRSLGYPVHATPGVAGGYRLGAGASLPPLLLDDEEAVAVAVGLRTAASGGISGMEQTSLRALAKLEQVLPSRLRHRVNALHAATVSVPRTGPTVDADVLTVIASAIRANERLRFDYRAHDGATTRRDAEPHRLVHTRGRWYLVAWDVTRNDWRTFRADRITPRTPNGPRFTPRPAPDGDVAAYVDRTLGTATWRHRARVKVHASATEIAARLPPAVTIEPIDDRTCWLNVGSDTPHTLALWLGMLDTDFEVADSPELAAHLKALAARYLRAAAS, encoded by the coding sequence ATGTTGGAGACCTCCGCCCGCCTGCTCCGCCTGCTGTCGCTGCTCCAGACCCCACGCGACTGGACCGGCCCCCAGCTCGCCGAACGGCTCGGCGTCACGACCCGCACCATCCGCAACGACATCGAACGCCTCCGCAGCCTGGGCTATCCCGTCCACGCCACCCCCGGCGTCGCGGGCGGTTACCGGCTCGGGGCGGGCGCCTCGCTCCCGCCGCTGCTGCTGGACGACGAGGAGGCGGTCGCCGTCGCGGTCGGCCTGCGCACGGCCGCGTCCGGCGGGATCTCGGGCATGGAGCAGACCTCCCTGCGCGCTCTGGCCAAGCTCGAACAGGTCCTCCCCTCCCGCCTCCGCCACCGGGTGAACGCCCTGCACGCCGCCACTGTGTCGGTCCCCCGCACCGGCCCGACCGTGGACGCCGACGTGCTCACCGTCATCGCCTCCGCCATCCGGGCGAACGAGCGCCTGCGCTTCGACTACCGGGCCCACGACGGCGCCACCACCCGCCGTGATGCCGAGCCGCACCGTCTCGTCCACACCCGTGGCCGCTGGTACCTGGTCGCCTGGGACGTCACCCGGAACGACTGGCGAACGTTCCGGGCCGACCGCATCACCCCGCGCACCCCGAACGGCCCCCGCTTCACTCCACGCCCCGCCCCCGACGGCGATGTGGCCGCCTACGTCGACCGCACTCTCGGCACCGCCACCTGGCGTCACCGCGCCCGCGTCAAGGTCCACGCATCCGCCACCGAGATCGCCGCCCGTCTCCCGCCCGCCGTCACCATCGAGCCCATCGACGACCGCACCTGCTGGCTGAACGTGGGCTCCGACACCCCGCACACCCTCGCCCTGTGGCTGGGGATGCTCGACACCGACTTCGAGGTCGCCGACTCCCCCGAACTCGCCGCGCACCTGAAGGCCCTCGCCGCCCGCTACCTCCGGGCCGCCGCCTCCTGA